In Candidatus Neomarinimicrobiota bacterium, a single window of DNA contains:
- a CDS encoding TIGR02253 family HAD-type hydrolase → MIKAVIFDLDNTLIDFMKMKEASISAAIDAMLDAGLDRSPDKIREGINKIYNEKGIEYQYVFDDYLKNELGKINYKILASAIVAYRKAKEGNLQTYPHVHNTLISLIKMGIRLAVVSDAPRREAWLRICSCNLQNYFDVVMTFEDTNLRKPNPKPFQLTLERLEIKPEEAIMVGDWVERDLIGAKKVGMKTVFARYGDTFGTAFSGADYEIDYVDEIIEIVKKENGYR, encoded by the coding sequence ATGATAAAAGCTGTGATTTTCGATCTGGATAATACTTTAATAGATTTTATGAAAATGAAGGAGGCAAGTATATCTGCAGCTATTGATGCAATGCTTGATGCAGGGCTAGATAGGTCTCCAGATAAAATTAGAGAAGGTATAAATAAAATATATAATGAAAAAGGCATTGAATATCAATACGTTTTTGATGATTACTTAAAGAATGAGTTAGGAAAGATTAATTATAAGATTTTAGCTTCGGCTATAGTTGCATATAGGAAGGCAAAAGAGGGAAATCTTCAGACCTACCCCCATGTTCATAATACATTGATAAGTTTAATAAAAATGGGGATTCGACTGGCAGTTGTTTCCGATGCTCCAAGAAGGGAAGCTTGGTTGAGAATTTGTTCTTGTAACCTCCAGAATTATTTTGATGTCGTTATGACATTTGAGGATACCAACTTAAGAAAACCTAACCCAAAGCCATTTCAGCTAACATTGGAAAGATTAGAGATAAAGCCTGAAGAGGCTATCATGGTTGGTGATTGGGTTGAAAGGGATTTGATTGGAGCAAAAAAGGTTGGAATGAAAACAGTATTTGCCCGTTATGGTGATACTTTTGGGACAGCATTTTCAGGAGCAGATTATGAAATCGATTATGTAGATGAAATAATAGAAATTGTAAAAAAAGAAAACGGATATCGATGA
- the acpS gene encoding holo-ACP synthase, whose amino-acid sequence MKIGIDIIKIDRIDRLIQNYGNKFLDKYFDKEEIRYCKSKVVPLQHFAGKFAAKEAVKKALLSTNPTLIVPLSDIVIRNNSLGKPYVRLRGNVGEICKNYIIEVSISHEKNDYAIAIALVAI is encoded by the coding sequence ATGAAAATAGGCATTGATATAATTAAAATAGATAGAATAGATAGACTGATCCAGAATTATGGGAATAAATTTTTAGATAAGTACTTTGATAAGGAAGAAATTAGATATTGTAAAAGTAAGGTTGTTCCACTTCAGCATTTTGCTGGAAAATTTGCAGCTAAAGAAGCAGTCAAAAAGGCACTTCTTTCCACCAATCCAACTTTAATTGTTCCCCTGAGCGATATTGTAATAAGGAATAATTCATTGGGGAAACCATATGTGAGATTACGTGGTAACGTTGGTGAAATTTGTAAGAACTATATTATTGAGGTCTCAATATCCCATGAAAAAAACGACTATGCTATAGCAATAGCTCTGGTGGCGATATGA
- a CDS encoding NAD(P)H-hydrate dehydratase — MREYVLSNEEAKIVDSFTIEKLGISGKKLMNRAGKAVATKVKEILKDIPGSRVDIFCGTGNNGGDGFVCGLNLYDWGAIVYIWVVGNKEKIKGDAKYYFDKCLESGLNINYIEKVEDVGKIHNIIETDLIVDAIFGTGFKGNVKPPIDRIIEIINNSTRPVISVDIPSGVNGDSGIVHDIAVKANATVTMGFLKRGLLLYPGKRYAGEVTVADIGYNEQSFNVLKNKTYLIHKEEIVDLIPPLYWDTYKHRQGKVLVFAGSVGMTGAAVLTCEAAMRTGAGLVVLSIPKSLNDIVEIKLTEVLSMPVNESEKQTFTVDSLTDNVRERIKWSDVIVFGPGVSYCEHVIVFGENLLKSVNKPVVIDADGLKIFKNNTELIKKVKEIVLTPHYGEFSLITGIPLDEIKMNVVDIGREFAISNGCVLVLKGAPTLVFNQEGDVVFNSTGNPGLATGGTGDVLTGMIASLIAQGMSVWDAAISAVFIHGYTADIIAMESSMRGLVAGDIIKKLPVILKEFERVE; from the coding sequence ATGAGAGAGTATGTTTTAAGTAATGAAGAAGCAAAAATTGTAGACAGTTTTACTATAGAAAAACTTGGTATTTCCGGGAAAAAGTTAATGAATAGAGCTGGTAAGGCGGTTGCCACAAAGGTAAAGGAAATATTAAAGGATATTCCTGGAAGTAGAGTGGACATCTTTTGTGGTACCGGAAATAACGGAGGAGATGGGTTCGTATGTGGACTGAATCTATATGATTGGGGAGCTATTGTATATATCTGGGTTGTTGGAAATAAAGAAAAAATAAAAGGCGATGCAAAGTATTACTTTGACAAATGTTTAGAAAGTGGATTAAATATAAACTATATAGAAAAAGTCGAAGATGTTGGGAAAATTCATAATATAATCGAGACGGATTTAATAGTAGATGCTATTTTCGGAACTGGATTTAAAGGTAACGTTAAGCCTCCGATTGACAGAATTATTGAGATTATTAATAATTCCACTAGACCGGTTATATCTGTTGATATACCATCAGGTGTTAATGGTGATTCAGGTATAGTTCATGATATAGCTGTGAAAGCGAATGCAACTGTCACTATGGGATTTTTAAAAAGGGGTTTGCTACTTTATCCAGGCAAAAGGTATGCAGGTGAAGTAACTGTAGCGGATATAGGTTACAATGAGCAATCATTTAATGTTCTAAAAAATAAAACTTATCTTATACACAAAGAAGAGATTGTTGATTTAATCCCACCGCTATATTGGGATACATATAAGCACAGACAGGGGAAAGTGCTGGTATTTGCTGGATCTGTTGGAATGACTGGTGCTGCTGTATTAACCTGTGAAGCTGCGATGAGGACTGGTGCAGGTCTTGTTGTACTATCTATCCCTAAATCATTGAATGATATAGTCGAAATAAAGTTAACTGAGGTATTGAGTATGCCAGTAAATGAATCTGAGAAACAAACTTTTACTGTAGATTCACTTACAGATAATGTTAGGGAGAGGATAAAGTGGAGCGATGTTATTGTATTTGGCCCAGGAGTATCTTACTGTGAACATGTGATTGTTTTTGGAGAAAACTTGTTAAAAAGTGTTAATAAACCTGTTGTTATTGATGCTGATGGGCTAAAAATTTTCAAGAATAATACTGAGTTAATCAAGAAAGTAAAAGAAATAGTGTTGACACCTCATTATGGGGAATTTTCATTGATTACAGGTATTCCCTTAGATGAAATAAAAATGAATGTTGTTGATATAGGCAGAGAATTTGCAATATCAAATGGGTGTGTATTAGTATTGAAGGGAGCACCGACGCTTGTATTTAATCAGGAGGGTGATGTCGTGTTTAATTCAACAGGTAATCCCGGGCTTGCAACAGGTGGTACAGGTGATGTACTGACTGGAATGATAGCTTCTTTAATCGCTCAAGGAATGAGTGTATGGGATGCAGCTATTTCTGCTGTTTTTATACATGGATATACAGCTGATATTATTGCGATGGAATCAAGCATGAGAGGCTTGGTGGCGGGTGATATTATAAAGAAGTTACCAGTTATACTCAAAGAGTTTGAAAGAGTTGAATAA
- a CDS encoding VanZ family protein, translated as MYRGHFTKIPIIVYTIIIFVLSSMESGGAFNVLGVDKILHLIEFGLYAVLMNIAIISSSNKYLIMNNCYYTVLLSMVYAASDEIHQFFVPTRDCSIYDFMADVIGILIFLGIFKIFLRVVKSSYVFGKVKNS; from the coding sequence ATGTATAGGGGACATTTCACAAAGATACCGATTATAGTTTATACAATCATTATTTTCGTACTATCATCTATGGAGAGTGGTGGAGCATTTAATGTATTAGGAGTGGATAAAATTTTACATTTAATAGAATTTGGTTTATACGCGGTGTTAATGAATATAGCAATTATAAGTTCATCGAATAAGTATTTAATTATGAATAATTGCTATTATACTGTTTTACTTTCGATGGTTTACGCTGCTTCTGATGAAATACATCAGTTTTTTGTTCCAACAAGAGATTGTTCAATTTATGATTTTATGGCTGATGTAATAGGAATTTTGATTTTTTTGGGCATTTTTAAAATTTTTTTAAGAGTAGTGAAAAGTTCATATGTATTTGGCAAGGTTAAAAATAGTTAA